The proteins below are encoded in one region of Microbacterium hydrocarbonoxydans:
- a CDS encoding PHP domain-containing protein — protein MAVAPSPRFAGPSDLHMHSNHSDGTQSPAEVVRQAHAHGVRTLALTDHDRTTGWDEAAEASAARGMTFIPGMELSAKHEWRSVTYWGTCSTPSMPTWSPRRTHPRRPYGRAERSCAASARLRPGSDDVLAQTTLDATVGRPHIADALIREDRPRSHGPRRHPASARGLRAALCAGPADRCASDHGRRGVPIIAHPVTPGVTG, from the coding sequence ATGGCCGTCGCTCCCTCACCTCGCTTCGCTGGTCCCTCCGACCTGCATATGCACTCGAACCACTCGGACGGCACGCAGTCACCGGCCGAGGTCGTGCGGCAGGCCCACGCTCACGGGGTACGCACCCTCGCGCTCACCGACCACGACCGCACGACCGGGTGGGACGAGGCCGCAGAGGCGAGCGCCGCGCGCGGCATGACGTTCATCCCCGGGATGGAGCTCTCCGCCAAGCACGAGTGGCGCAGCGTCACGTACTGGGGTACCTGTTCGACCCCCTCGATGCCGACCTGGTCGCCGAGACGGACGCATCCGCGGCGACCGTACGGCCGGGCCGAGCGATCGTGCGCAGCATCGGCGAGACTACGACCTGGATCGGACGACGTGCTGGCCCAGACCACCCTGGATGCCACGGTGGGACGACCCCACATCGCCGACGCGCTGATCCGCGAGGATCGTCCGCGATCGCACGGGCCTCGACGGCATCCTGCATCCGCGCGAGGGTTACGAGCCGCACTATGCGCCGGACCCGCTGACCGCTGTGCGTCTGATCACGGGCGCCGGGGAGTGCCGATCATCGCGCATCCCGTCACGCCGGGCGTGACCGGATGA